One window of Channa argus isolate prfri chromosome 4, Channa argus male v1.0, whole genome shotgun sequence genomic DNA carries:
- the pjvk gene encoding pejvakin, which translates to MFAAATKNFVKQVGDTGRLIPVPSLSEADRYQPLSLVTRKRKRYFWKKNKFASTPFSLKDILVGEKEITAGVSSYQLLNYEDKSDVALNGRLGNHLINDVGFNITGSDSVAVKASFGIVTKHELEVPTLLRELSSRRVDLDHCLIRQAKESRRSVLCVVVESIRTTRQCSLTVHAGMRGTTMRFQIDDGRNPKGRDKAIVIPAHTTIAFSICELFVRLDGRLDICVTPEFQGGFEREQIRDNDLCYMIKNLLYDRTFEELTHSDSYMDDMVNDYYEKSASMTDVSTAYLSQASHARVNLLKHNIPKGPCALCGMGNQRRETVYGCLECSTGGQKYVRLHVVPCFDLWHKMLR; encoded by the exons atgttcGCTGCAGCCACTAAGAACTTTGTAAAACAGGTTGGAGACACTGGGAGGCTGATACCCGTCCCGAGCCTGAGTGAGGCCGACCGCTACCAGCCCCTCAGCCTGGTCaccaggaagaggaagaggtaTTTCTGGAAGAAGAACAAGTTCGCCTCAACCCCGTTCTCACTGAAAGACATCCTGGTAGGGGAGAAAGAGATCACAGCAG GAGTTTCCTCTTATCAGCTTCTCAACTATGAAGACAAATCTGACGTGGCTCTCAACGGTCGACTGGGAAACCACCTCATCAACGACGTGGGCTTCAACATCACCGGATCGGACTCGGTGGCCGTCAAAGCGTCCTTCGGCATCGTGACCAAGCACGAGCTGGAGGTGCCCACACTACTGAGGGAGCTCAGCTCCAG GAGAGTGGACCTGGATCACTGCCTTATTCGACAGGCCAAAGAGAGCAGACGAAGCGTCCTCTGCGTCGTCGTGGAGAGCATCCGCACCACGCGGCAGTGCTCTCTGACCGTCCACGCTGGGATGAGAGGGACAACCATGCGG TTTCAGATCGACGACGGCAGGAACCCCAAAGGCCGAGACAAAGCCATCGTCATCCCGGCTCACACCACCATCGCCTTCAGCATCTGTGAACTGTTCGTCCGACTGGACGGCCGGCTCG ACATTTGCGTAACCCCAGAGTTTCAAGGCGGATTTGAGCGGGAGCAGATCAGGGA TAATGACCTCTGCTACATGATCAAAAACCTCCTGT ATGACCGAACATTCGAGGAGCTCACCCACTCTGACTCCTACATGGACGACATGGTGAACGACTACTACGAGAAGTCCGCCAGCATGACGGACGTGTCCACCGCCTACCTGAGTCAAGCCTCCCACGCACGGGTCAACCTCCTCAAACACAACATCCCTAAGGGACCCTGCGCGCTGTGTGGCATGGGCAACCAGAGGCGGGAAACCGTCTACGGCTGTTTGGAGTGCTCGACGGGGGGCCAGAAATACGTCCGCCTGCACGTGGTGCCatgttttgacctttggcaCAAAATGCTGAGGTGA